In the Commensalibacter nepenthis genome, CAACAAAAGGTGCCGTTGAACCCACTGTTCCAAGGAAAGCCAATCCGCTTTGTAAACGCCCTTGAACATGATCCAATGCACGATGCAAGCTCATTGATACCCAGCTATATAAATCGATAGAATCTTGCAAGGCACCTTTGTGATGTTGCGCAGCTTCAATCCCATTTTCTGTAATATAACGATATGCAGATTGAGAACCTAAAACTTCAGCACTTTGTTGTAAATTCTTTTGTTGCCAGAATTTTTTGCGGCTGACTTCTTTATACGCACCTGCAACGCGATTTTGTGCAATCACTTTAATCACAATCACATACCAGCTACCAATCGACATAATCGCCAAAATTAACAACGTAATACGAGAAACAATATCTCCACCTGACCATAATGCTTTTAATCCATAAGGATTTTCAGCAGGTTTTACCTGATCCGCAGCGGCAGGCATCGCAGAAACAGGCTGTTCTTGTGCAGGTACACGCGCAGCTGCTGGTTGTGCTGTTGCTGGGGCTGCTGGTGCAGCAGCAGGCTGAGAAGGTGCTGCTTGATTAGGTTGTTGTGCCATAGTTGTTTGATTAGCAGCCACCGCCATTGCTAATGTAAAAGCAACAGGAGCAACATAACGAACAAAGTGATAACGCTTACTCATAATTTAAAAATATTCCTCAACAAAACAAAAAAGCAAAATGGTTCAAAGATAATCTAGTCTTTATATTCAATGGACTAACAAACACGAAAACGCATCTCAGAAATGGACTTACAAACAAGCCCTCTCGGGATAAACAGTAACAAAATCAAAACGAATCTTAAGTAAATCAACCTCGGAATACTCGATTGAAATTGACTTAGAAAAAAACCATCATCTCTTTTGACAGTCTTTCTGAGTAATTTTGCACTACAAAGCAAACGGGTTCTCCTCAATGCCTTCGTTTTTTATTGCGTCAGAAGAAACGGTCAACTTACGCTGATTTGCCGAGTTTTCTTTTGACAATTTACGACCAAAAAAGACATATTTTTTTGTGTTGGTTGATTTAGAGGACATGCTCCGCAATTTTTGTATGTTCTCGTATAACACAATTAAATTATTCATTCTTTGTAACATAGTACTTATTGACCTAATCTAAAATCAACAACATAGCGATGCTTATATTCTCTGACAGGAACACCTTCTTCCATCGCTGGATCGAACAGAGCTTGCATCATATAACGTAAAGCAGCAACATCAAACGCTTTATGTCCACTAGTTTGCGTTATCTCACAATCGACGGGCTTTCCTGTGACTTCTACATCACAAAATAATATAACCCTTCCCTGCTTTCGAGCGTCCAACATATCCTTTGGATATTCCAGCTGGACACCGTTAACAGGACGATTTCCAGCTGCACGCGTGATTGCCTCTATATTCGCTTTTGGCAATTTTTGTTCCGTTTTATTTGCCCAAGGATATAAGAATTGACCCAACGACCCTAGACAACTTAACAAAAATAATAATGCTGAAAAAAACATTTGTAGAAGATGATATAACTCTGACAATAAAAATTATTACCTTATAATCTAAAGTTAATCGTATAACGGTGTCCTAATTCTTTGACAGGCACACCATTTTTAGTCGCAGGGCGATATCGCGCACTATTGACATATTTCAATGCAGCCTTGGTAAATGACATGCCCCCAGAGGAACTGATTACATGACAATTACTGGTTGAACCATCTGTCTCTACGTCACAAGATAAAATTACACGCCCTTCCTTTTGAGCAGCTTCCATATCAGGGGGGTACTCAATCTGCGCCCCGTTCAAAGGGCGACTGCCTGCACTGCGATCGGGCTTACCAACACCCGCATTTGACTGACCTTGACCTTGCGTGCCTGCCACCGTACCAGAGGTCGCATCAGGTTGTGTGGCTGGCTGACTATGTAAAGGTGGTGACACAGGAGGACGTTTTTTAACCTGCTTTTTCTTGACTATTGGAGGAGGCTTTGGTTGCGGTGGTGCCTCGGTATTAATTGGTGGTGGCTCTATTTCAGGAGGCGGTGGCACAATCATTTCAGGGGCTGGCGGTTGCGCCGTTGCCGATGATGAAGCCGAAGAAGCAACATCAATAACTTGAACCTGTACAGGAAGCGTTTCCGCTTGTTCCTTTTTAGGGGTTGATAAAAACACCACCAAAAGCCAAATTACCAAGAGGTGAAAGATAACAACTCCGATGAACCCAGCAATATGCTCAACAGGATGACGCTCATTCAAATTGACCATTAATCAATTCTTCCTATACTTTGTAAAACCATAACCACCCAACCCCTATAACATTTTATGATGCCTGAGCACTAGCTTCCGAACGTGTTGCCCCAACCCGTAATGCCAAAGCCGCCGCCATAAATTCATCCAGATCCCCATCTAATACAGCTTGAGGATTTGTTTTTTCAACCTCTGTACGCAAATCTTTAACCAATTGATACGGCGCCAATACATAAGAACGAATTTGATGTCCCCATCCAATATCTGTTTTCCCAGCTTCTGTTTGAGCAGCAGCCTCTTCTCTCTTTTTCAATTCAGCTTCGTACAGACGTGCTTTCAACATCTCCATCGCCGTCGCACGATTACGATGTTGTGAGCGATCCGTTTGACAAGCCACAACAATCCCTGTTGGCATATGGGTAATTCGAATAGCGGACTCTGTTTTGTTAATATGTTGCCCACCTGCACCAGAAGCACGATAGGTATCCACTTTCAAATCCGATTCATTCACATCAATTTGTATCGAATCATCAATCACAGGATACACCCATACAGACGCAAAAGATGTATGACGACGTTTCGCAGAATCAAAAGGCGAAATACGAACCAAACGATGCACCCCAGCTTCTGATTTTAACCAACCATAAGCATTAATCCCACTGATTTGCAATGTGGCGGATTTAATCCCAGCCGTTTCCCCCTGCGTGCTTTCCATAAATGTTACCTTATATCCACGCTGTTCAGCCCAACGCGTGTACATACGCAACAACATTTCCGCCCAATCTTGAGCCTCGGTTCCACCGGCACCGGAATTTACCTCTATATAACAATCATTACGATCTGCTTCACCAGACAACAGACTTTCGATCTCAAGGCGTTTCACCTCTTTTTCTAATGCTTTTAAATTATTCAAAGCATCATCAATAATGGCTTGATCCTCTTCAACCTCAGCCAACTCAATCATCTCAAGATTATCTTGGCAATCACGCTCTAACTTGCGTACTAATTCAACTTGATTAGCAAGATAGGTTCTTTCTTGCATAATCTTTTGCGCATTATCCGCATCGTCCCATAGATTAGGGTCTTCGATCTGATGGTTCAGCTCCGCAAGTCGATCTAACGCAACATCCCAGTCAAAGATGCCTCCTCAGCAGCTCTAACGACTGCTCAATCACTTGATGAATGGCTTCACTCTCTGTAGACATATCCTCTTAACTTCCAATTGCAAATGGTTCTCAATATTAATATCAACTTTTTGAAACGAATACAAGTCTGTCTAATACAAACCACCCATTCCAATATCCTCCCCACCCCCAGATGGTGATGGGGCTATTTTTGGCTTGATCTTACCATTATCGTTTACGTAATCGCCTGAATATCCAACCCCCATATTATCTTCGGAATCTGGAACATTCTCAGCCCCCGTATCTGCAGCACTTAATGTACCTGTCGCAGCTCCTGGACTTAAATTAATGCTATCCCCTGGTTTTTGATCTGTTTTAAACGCATCGGTAACCATCCCCTTACTGGTGCTATAACTTGCCATAACAATGCCAGAAGGTCTGATAAAATCTCTCTTTGGATAGGTAGGCAAGACATCTTTCATATAAGCATTCCAGACTGGACCTGCCAACACGCCACCCGCCATTCCTTTTCCAAGCGTTTTAGGCGTATCAAATCCAAACCACACAATGGTCACCACATCAGGCGAAAATCCTGCAAACCAAGCATCGTTAAAATTCTGAGATGTTCCTGTTTTCCCAGCAATTGGTGTATCGATCCCTTTGCTTGCAGAAAAACCCGTTCCACGACGCATAACATCTTCCATCATCGTGATAATTTGGTAAGAGCTTTGCGCTGATACAACGCGTTTACGATTATCAATAAGCGTAGGTAAATGATTAGGATCATTCACGTCATTAGCTGAGAACTCACCTGAACGCCAAATCACTTTACCATTGCGATCTTGAATATAATCAACAGTTGTCGGATGAACGACCACCCCACCCGCAGCAATACTGGCATAAACCCCCGCATGACGCAAAACAGTCGTTTCCACAGCGCCCAAAACTGCTGGTAATACTTTTGGCATTGAATCCACTTCACCCAATGCAATAGACAGATTCGCAACAGCATCCATACCAATTTGTGCCGCCAAACGAATAGTAACCAAGTTCCGTGAATATCTTAACCCGTTATGTAGCGCCGTTGGTCCCCAAAAATTCTTTTCATAATTGTTTGGATGCCAATCCCCCACTGAGAATGGAGAATCCATAAAAATCTGTGAAGGTAAAATCCCTTTTTCCATCCCCGCTAAATAAACAATCGGTTTAAAAGATGATCCGGGTTGACGCATAGCCTGTGTTGCTCTGTTAAATTGAGATTCAGCAAAAGACCATCCACCAAACATTGCCAAAACACGCCCAGTCCGAACATCCATCGAGACCAATGCCCCTTCGATCAAAGGAATCTGACACAGCTCCACTTGATTACCCTCTGACTGAGGTTCAACCATGACAATATCACCATCTTTCAATGGTTTCCGTTTTGACCAAGATAAGCTTTTGGATAAGATCGTTCCTTGATGAGTTTTTCCTGCGCCAGACAACCAGCCCACTTCGCCAGTTTTTGCATTTAATACCATTGCCAAACGCCAATTTGGCAACATACCCGCGGGGGCTTTTTGTTTCTTTAAATTCTCTGTCCAATCAGCAACAGTATCCTCGCCAAGATGTGTCACCGCACCACGCCAACCATGATTACGATCATATTTTATCAAGGCTTGACGCATTAACTTTGTTGCCAAAGTCTGATCTTGTAAATTAAGGCTGGTATGAACTTCCAATCCACCTTGCATGGTTTTCTCAAGACCATACCGATCAATCAAATCACGACGTACAGCCTCGGCATACCATTCTGTTCCAGGTAATGGACCACGTCGACCACTGATATTTTTGGAAGATATCGGTTCATTTTGAGCCTGAATTTTTTCTTCTTGAGTAATCGCCCCTGTTTCCGCCATCCGACTAAGTACAAAATTACGGCGTTGCTTGGCAGCTTCTGGCTTGCGAAACAAATCATAATTATAAGGCGATTTTGGAAGCCCGCCCAAATAAGCAGCCTCAGCAGTGGTTAATTGGTCTAAATTTTTATGAAAATAGATTTGTGCCGCTGCTGCCACCCCATAAGCCCCAGCACCAAGATAAATTTCATTCAAATAGATTTCTAGAATCTGATCCTTGGTCAAAGATTGTTCAATACGCATCGCCAAAATGGCTTCTTTGATCTTGCGTTCCAACTTGCGGTCGTTATTTAACAACATATTCCGCGCCACTTGTTGCGTAATGGTCGATGCGCCTACCAAACGTTTACCATGAACTCGAAAGATATCTTGCAACACAGCGCGTCCAATAGCCATTGGATCGACACCACCATGGGTATAGAAATTTTTATCTTCAGTTGAAATAAAGGCATCTTTGACTTTTTGGGGAATAGCCGCTATTGGCACGAACAACCGACGTTCAGAAGCCAATTCAGCCACGACCTGATCGTCACCAGAATAAATCCTGCTCATCACAGGGGGGGAATAATCGCGCAACCCCACAATGGTTGGCAATCCTTTGACTGCACTTTGATATTTTATCCAAACGGCAAGCCCCCCACCAACAAATACAAATAAAATCAATCCAGTCAGTGACCCAATTAATATTCGCCAGAACCGGTATCGACGGCGAGGCGAAATAGCAGTAGAATTTTTACGTTCAGAGTCACGCGTATCAGGGGTTTTAGGAGACATATGAATCAGGCTCTATTCTCAAAAATAATATAAATAATTCAATTTAACTGTCATATATACAGATTTTCAACAAAAATTGAAATAAGCCAAATCAGTTAAGGATTAAAAACTTACTCTTCTCTCAAATATAATTTAACAGAATCTTTACGTTTTTCCCACATTTCTGCACCTTCTTGATCTAGGCGTGCAAATTCGACATCTGACAGATGAATATTCACCGCCGCCACATTTTCTTCTAAATGATTGACTTTACCCGTTCCAGGAATAGGAATAATCTGCTCGGCACGTCTTAACAACCATGCCAACGCAATTTGACGAGCAGTCGCTTGCTTATTCATCATGATTTCTTTTAAGACAATCCCCTCTTCAAATTCTTTTTGATCCAAAGGGGCATAAGGGATAAAAGCAATATCATGTGCCGCGCAATATTGTAAAACATGCTCTGATTCACGATTAATCAGATTATATTTATTTTGAACCGAAACAACATTGAAAAATTCTTGCGCTTTTTTAATCATGCTGACCCCCACCGCAGACAACCCAACATGACCAATCAATCCTTCTTGCTGCATTTTGGCAATCACTTCAAATTGCACTTCTGGTGATGTATCTTCTGCCACGCGATGTAATTGCCAAAAACGAATCTGATCCAGCTTTAGGCGACGTAAACTCATCAATACACATTGACGCAAATACTCAGGATTACCAATCGGACGCCAAATATCAGGACCATGACGCGTATGTCCGCCTTTGGTTCCGATTAATAATTCTGGTGGATAAGGATACAAAGCTTCACGAATTAAATCTTCGCTGATAAATGGACCATAACTGTCCGCTGTATCAATAAAATTGACCCCCAATTCCACCGCACGTTGTAACGTTGCAATGGCTTGGTTGCGGTCTTCAGGTTCCCCCCACACGCCCTGCCCAACAATACGCATTGCACCAAAGCCCATACGATTAACGGCGATATCCCCACCAATTTTATATGTGCCCGCATTGGCTGCATTTACATCTAAGCCCATTTTTCGGTTCCTTTTCTACAAAATACCATTTTATCAAAACCGCCTATTGTTCGTTTACGTCTGTTATTTTTGTAATTCTGACTAATTCAATACGATAATCTTTGACCTCTAAAACTTTAAATCGTAATTGTTGAATTTCAATAACTTCACCAACATTTAATATTCGTTTGTGATGCGCAAACAAAAATCCTGCCAAAGAAACATATTCTTCATCATGATCAAAAAAAGCACCACAATTCAAAGTCATCATTACAGAATGGATGTCTGTTGACCCTTTGACAAGCCATCCATCGCCATCTTTGATAATTTTTGACGTTTCGTCTTCATCAGGAAACTCCCCAGCGATTGCCTCCAACACATCCACAGGGGTTGCTATTCCTTGAACAGTATCGAATTCATTGGTAATAATCACCAAGCGCCCTTTGGCTTTCTTTAAGGTCGGTAATAAGTTAATCACATCAATCATATCAGGCACAATAATCGGAGGATATTGTTCAGCAAATTCCGCCACATTCCCATTCTCATTAATAACCATCAACAAATCTTTGGCTCTGACAACGCCGATAATTTTATCCAATTCCCCTTGACAAACAGGGAAAATATTATGCGGTGTCGCCATAATCTGCACTTTGATTTCCTCCAAAGAATCTTCACAATCAATCCAAGATACTTCTATACGTGGGGTCATAATACTGCGCAATGAGCGCGATGCCAATGTCAAGACCCCATTAATCATATAGCGTTCTTCTTCGGCAAAACTTTCCTGCAACATATTTTCAGTATTACCCGCAGCTTGCCTAGGCGCATTTCCGCCAAGCAATCCCAAAATTTTTTCAGCAGTTCGATCTCGAAAAGGTATTTTGGATTGATTTTTAAGGAAATTCCGTCGCGCCACTTGGTTAAAGAATTCAATAAGCAAGGAAAAGCTGATTGCAGCATAAATATATCCTTTGGGAATATGGAACCCTACGCCATCAGCAACCAGACTGACACCAATCATCATTAAAAAGCTGAGGCACAACACAACCACCGTAGGATGCTCAATGACAAATTTTGTTAACGATTTCGAGGCATAAATCATCACTATCATTGAAATAATGACCGCCGCCATCATAATCGCCAGCTCGTCGACCATTCCAACAGCGGTGATAACGGAATCCAAAGAAAAAACAGCGTCCAATATAATAATCTGAACAATTACCACCCAAAATTTGGCGTTGCCTTTACCTTGATTATCTTGATGCTCATGCCCTTCTAATCGTTCATGCAGCTCCATCGTGGCTTTGAATAACAAGAACACACCACCAATAATCAAAATCAAATCTCTGACTGAAAGGCTGAAGCCTCCATAACTGACCAACGGTTTGGTCAATGTTACAATCCACGACACAATGGATAATAACCCCAGACGCGTCACCATCGCCAAAACCAGCCCAATAATTCTGGCTTTATCGCGTTGGTTAAAAGGGAGTTTATCAGCAACAATCGCTACAAAAACGAGATTATCGATCCCAAGGACAATTTCCAAAACAATTAAGGTTATTAGTCCCATCCACGCCGAAGGATCCAATAAGAGTTCCATATTTCTTTCTCAAAAAAAATAAAAAGCCAATTTAATCATTATTCGTATCTCAGTACAAAAATTATTTATATCACCCCAAGTTCCATGCCAATATGTTAAAAACGATCAAGTCCACTTTATTTATAGAACAAAGAAGATTTTTTTATGACGACTTATCGCAAACTTAACCATAACTCTGAATTGGTTGTCGCCACATATAATACTGGCAAAGCAAAGGAAATAAGCAGTTTACTGGCTCCATTTAAAATAAAAACCTATTCTGCGAGGGAATTAAATTTACCAGAACCAGAAGAAAATGGTTCCAGCTTTCAAGAAAATGCACGCATCAAAGCCTTGGCTGCGGCTCAAGAATCAAAATTACCCAGCCTTGCTGATGATTCTGGTTTTTGCATCAATGCGCTAAATGGGGACCCTGGGATTTATTCTGCACGTTGGGCAGGTCCAAAAAAAGATTATGTTATGGCGATGCGCACCATGTATGAAAAATTACAATTTTTCTCTGATCGTTCTTGTTACTTTATTTCTGTGCTGTGCTTGGCTTATCCTGATGGATATACATGCGAATTTGAAGGGAAAATTGAAGGCGAATTTATTTGGCCAGCCAGAGGTCAAAATGGACATGGCTATGACCCAATTTTTCAACCCAAAGAGTTCTCTGTCACTTTTGCAGAAATGAGCGAGGCTGAAAAAAATAAAATCAGCCATCGAGGGTTGGCTTTTCAACAATTTATAAAAAATTGTTTCTAAGCCACTTTCTTTTCCCGCTTTTTATCGCTCATCAATATCACGTTTAGGTAATAAAGCGGGAACCAGTCCCAACGTTACAAGCAAAGTACATCCCAATGAAATCAACAATAATACCCCCATACTTGACGTTCCAGGATGCGCAGAGGCTGCCAAAGCACCAAACGCCGTTCCTGTTGTCAATGCAGAGAATAAAACCGCTCTGGCTGTGGGAGAAGATAACGGTTCTTTTAACCCCTCTCTCCAATTCATCACAAAATAAATATTAAACGAAACGCCAACTCCTAAAAAGAGTGGCAATGTAATGATATTCGCAAAATTCAACGATTGCCCAATCACAACAATCACAATAATTGTCATTAATGCCGATAAAATCAACGGGATCATGACCAGAACCATATCCAACACACGTCGTAATGCAATGAATAAGATAATCGCCAACACAACTATCGCCATGATTGCAGCAATAATAAAAGAATGAACGACTGTATTGGCACTTTCGACAATATCAACAACCGTTCCCGCTGCATCAGGTGCCACAGTGCGAACTTGTTTTACAAAATCAATGATTTGATCGGTCGTTAAATCAACTCCTTTTGGGTAAACCTCCACCCTTAGCCGTCCATCTTTTGTGCGATATTGCTCAGCAAGTTCTGCTGGAATATCTTGCGTTGTGGTGATGGTTGGTGTCAAAATCATTTTCAGTCGCTCTAGCTGATAAGGCAAGAATTTAACCAAATTATCATTAATTGCAATCAGTTTATCATCAGGCATTTTCTCAATTTTTTGCAAAGCAACTTGCATACGACGCAAAGGACTATCAGCAGACACTAGGTTTTGAATTGAATCAAGACCTTGCACCATTTTCTCTACAGACTGCCGCAATTCTTGGGCTGTGGGTTTATCCTTTTGATGTTGCAAAGACAATGTGGGCAACAAAATAGAAGCCGCATCATTCAGCATTAACATTTTTTCTTGTTGTTTTTCTGGAATAAAAGAGTTCAACCAAACAACATTTTTCACCGCAGGCAGTTTTTTAAATTTCTTGGCCATTTCTTCGGCTTGCTGAGGGGTATCAACTATAATATCAGCAGTATAAGGTGAGGTATTGGGATCCCCCATCATTTTTTTCAATGCTACCATCCCTTCAGAATGAGGATCTTTGGTATGAAATGGATCAGCATCAAAAATAACTTTATGATCTGCAAGCAAGAAAATACCAATCGCCCCCAGCACCGCATAAAAGCTGATTATCATAAAACGATGCTGACGCATTTTTTTATCAACAGATTTTAACCAAGGGAAACCAGCTTCTTTTTGAACAATATTCGGACGGAAAATCACCAGTAAAGCGGGTAAAAATGTAACTGTACAAACAAATGCAATTAACATACCCCCACCAGCAATCAAACCTAATTGCTTAACACCAATAAAATTCGTTGGGGTAAATGCTAAAAATCCAGCTGCTGCTGCCACTGCTGCGGTAAAGATTTGATGTCCTGCCTCATAGCCTGTATGAGACAACGCATAGGGTAAATCTTCTTTTTTCTTGGTGCTGATTAAATCCTGTCCTCTAAAACGCACACAAAATTGTATGCCAAAATCAACAGCAATACTGACGAATAAAATCGCAAAAGAAATCGAAATCAGATTTAATGTCCCGACTGCTAATGTCGCAAAACCCGTTGTTAACACCAATCCGATAAAGAGCAATAATAAAATAGGTAAAATTAAACGCCAAGTGCGAACCGCCATAAATAGCCAACCCGCAACCAACACAAATGAAACAAATAAACCAACAATCATCCCATGCAAAACGGTCGAGAATTCCTCGTCGTTAATTTGAGCATCACCAGTCATATAGACTTTGACCGCACCACTTTTAACATAAGGCAAGTTATTCATGGTTTCGCGTAATAAATCAGAAGGCACACCTGAAGGACGAATTGAATTCAAATCCATCTTTGGTTTTGCAATAACAAGCTGATATTTCCCCCCAAGGTCTGATAAATCCCCAGACAGACTTTTTTCCCAAGAGAAAGGTTGGATTTTCCCTTCGGCATTTTGGGTTAGAACATTCGCAAAGCCATTCAGCGCATCATTAAATTTAGATAGATCAATCTGTTTTTCTTTGACCCCCAACGTCACCATTCCCAACGTATCAAACAATCCCCGCATCGAAGGATCGGCGGATAAGCTGCTTAAAAAAGGTTGTGCTTGAATGATATTATTTAAGGTTTTATCCAGTAAAGGAGTTGGCAAAAAGAGCAACCCATTCCTGACAAGAAATGGATCATTTTGCAAAGATTCAACAAAATAAAAATGTTTTTTATCGTTCTTTAATTTATTTACCAATGCCTGTGCACTCAATTCTCCCTCTTCAGGAATCTTTGATTCAAATAATGCCACCAACAAATATTCTCGTTGTGGAAAGTCTTTGCTCATCTGATCGGAACGTTTTTTCCAATCCATACTTGATGAAAACATCTTACTTGTATCTGTTGTGATCTCTAGATTTTTATAAGCGACCCAAGACGAGGCTATTGCAATTACAATATAAAATAAAATCACAAACCAAGTATGGCGAGAACAAAACGCCACCACACGCCCAATAAATGTGGACATCATTGGTAATAAACCCCTTTAATCTTCATATTGATTATCACTTAAATAGATACAATTAAGCTGGCAGAATAATTTGAAATGGAATTATCCTTGCATCCATAAATAGAAATAAACAGGAAAGAAAACAACCATTATATCCACACAAAAATAAAAATAGTACAATTACAACGATGGAGTAGAATAATTTTTTAAATGCAATAAAATAGTTTTTATTACTTACACGGATATTGTTCATCATTTTACACAGGTTTATTTATGCGATTAATCAAAGCAAGAGTGCAAAATTATCGAAGCATCATCGACAGTGGCGAATTCAAGATTGATACAAACAAAACAATTTTGGTAGGTATTAATGAATCTGGCAAAAGCGCAATTTTAGAAGCATTACATCTCTTAAACCCAGTCTTGTCGCAAATTTAATTATGTATTTTAGTATAATATAGAAATGGAGTGAGTATTTATATTTTAGGAACGATTTATGTCTATTGGTATCTATAGCAAGCTTATATTAAGGTCTAAGGATGATTTTAAAGGTCGCCACTTTAGTGGGTTGATGATTATTCAAGCGATCAACTAGTATTTACGCTATTCCTTAAGTTATCGAGATATAGAAGAATTATTTCTAGAACGTGGGATAAATGTAGATCATAGCTCGTTAAACCGTTGGGTATTACGCTATGCATCACTATTAGAAAAACGTTTGAGAAAATATAGAAAGCCCCATTGTGGAGAGGTTAGAATTGATGAAACCTATATCAAAGTCAAAGGTCAGTGGAAGTATCTATATAGAGCCATTGATAAAGAAGGCACAGCTATTGATTTCTTGTTAACAGCTAAAAGAAATATAAAAGCCGCACAACACTTTTTTAGAAAAGCATTTAAAGAAGATGGTCTATTCGCTCCAACCCATATTGGAACAGATAAAGCATTACCGTTTCCAAAAACCATACAAACCATGAGGAGCATAGCGTAATACCCAACGATTTAACGTGCTATGATCTACATTTATCCCACGTTCTAGAAATAATTCTTCTATATCTCGATAACTTAAGGAATAGCGTAAATACTAGTTGATCGCTTGAATAATCATCAACCCACTAAAATGACGACCTTTAAAATCATCCTTAGACCTTAATATAAGCTTGCTATAGATACCAATAGACATAAATCGTTCCTAAAATATAAATACTCACTCCATTTCTATATCATACTAAAATACATAATTAAATTTGCAACAAGACCTTCCCAGATGAAGAAGCGTGTATCAAACACCTTGAGAATTTAAAATGGGGTGGCAATATTATCTCTCCTTTTGATCCAGCTTCAAAAGTTTATGTATGTAAGGGTAATCGATACCGTTGTAGGAATACTAGTAAATATTTCAATGTTAAAACAAACACCTTATTTGATAATTCAAAAATACCACTTCAAAAATGGTTTTTAGCAATATGGATTATTACTTGTCATACTAAAGGAATCTCATCAGTGCAGTTAGCTAAAGACTTAGGTGTGACGCAAAAAACAGCTTGGTTTCTTCTGCATCGTATTCGCAATTGCTTTAGTTTTGATAATAACAATGTCTTAAACAATGAAATTGAAGTAGACGAAACTTATGTCGGTGGCAAGAATAAATTTCGTCATATCTGTAGAAAAGTACAACATTCTCAAGGTAGAAGTTCAAAAGATAAAACACCTGTATTTGGCATGATTGAACGTTCAGGAAAATTAAATGCTAAAAAGGTTAATGATGTATCAGCAACAACATTGACAAAGCAAATTGTTAGTTACGCTAATAAAGATGCCACTATTTATTCTGATGAATGGTTAGGGTATTCACAACTAACTAAAATCTATAACCACGCTATCGTAAAACATGC is a window encoding:
- a CDS encoding MotA/TolQ/ExbB proton channel family protein, with the protein product MSKRYHFVRYVAPVAFTLAMAVAANQTTMAQQPNQAAPSQPAAAPAAPATAQPAAARVPAQEQPVSAMPAAADQVKPAENPYGLKALWSGGDIVSRITLLILAIMSIGSWYVIVIKVIAQNRVAGAYKEVSRKKFWQQKNLQQSAEVLGSQSAYRYITENGIEAAQHHKGALQDSIDLYSWVSMSLHRALDHVQGRLQSGLAFLGTVGSTAPFVGLFGTVWGIHHALSAISIAGQATLDKVAGPVGEALIMTAIGLATAVPAVLGYNFLVRRNKVVMDQARNFTADVQCVLIGGNPQSKNPATKESDAA
- a CDS encoding energy transducer TonB; amino-acid sequence: MSELYHLLQMFFSALLFLLSCLGSLGQFLYPWANKTEQKLPKANIEAITRAAGNRPVNGVQLEYPKDMLDARKQGRVILFCDVEVTGKPVDCEITQTSGHKAFDVAALRYMMQALFDPAMEEGVPVREYKHRYVVDFRLGQ
- a CDS encoding energy transducer TonB, with protein sequence MVNLNERHPVEHIAGFIGVVIFHLLVIWLLVVFLSTPKKEQAETLPVQVQVIDVASSASSSATAQPPAPEMIVPPPPEIEPPPINTEAPPQPKPPPIVKKKQVKKRPPVSPPLHSQPATQPDATSGTVAGTQGQGQSNAGVGKPDRSAGSRPLNGAQIEYPPDMEAAQKEGRVILSCDVETDGSTSNCHVISSSGGMSFTKAALKYVNSARYRPATKNGVPVKELGHRYTINFRL
- the prfB gene encoding peptide chain release factor 2 (programmed frameshift) produces the protein MSTESEAIHQVIEQSLELLRRHLDWDVALDRLAELNHQIEDPNLWDDADNAQKIMQERTYLANQVELVRKLERDCQDNLEMIELAEVEEDQAIIDDALNNLKALEKEVKRLEIESLLSGEADRNDCYIEVNSGAGGTEAQDWAEMLLRMYTRWAEQRGYKVTFMESTQGETAGIKSATLQISGINAYGWLKSEAGVHRLVRISPFDSAKRRHTSFASVWVYPVIDDSIQIDVNESDLKVDTYRASGAGGQHINKTESAIRITHMPTGIVVACQTDRSQHRNRATAMEMLKARLYEAELKKREEAAAQTEAGKTDIGWGHQIRSYVLAPYQLVKDLRTEVEKTNPQAVLDGDLDEFMAAALALRVGATRSEASAQAS
- a CDS encoding penicillin-binding protein 1A, giving the protein MSPKTPDTRDSERKNSTAISPRRRYRFWRILIGSLTGLILFVFVGGGLAVWIKYQSAVKGLPTIVGLRDYSPPVMSRIYSGDDQVVAELASERRLFVPIAAIPQKVKDAFISTEDKNFYTHGGVDPMAIGRAVLQDIFRVHGKRLVGASTITQQVARNMLLNNDRKLERKIKEAILAMRIEQSLTKDQILEIYLNEIYLGAGAYGVAAAAQIYFHKNLDQLTTAEAAYLGGLPKSPYNYDLFRKPEAAKQRRNFVLSRMAETGAITQEEKIQAQNEPISSKNISGRRGPLPGTEWYAEAVRRDLIDRYGLEKTMQGGLEVHTSLNLQDQTLATKLMRQALIKYDRNHGWRGAVTHLGEDTVADWTENLKKQKAPAGMLPNWRLAMVLNAKTGEVGWLSGAGKTHQGTILSKSLSWSKRKPLKDGDIVMVEPQSEGNQVELCQIPLIEGALVSMDVRTGRVLAMFGGWSFAESQFNRATQAMRQPGSSFKPIVYLAGMEKGILPSQIFMDSPFSVGDWHPNNYEKNFWGPTALHNGLRYSRNLVTIRLAAQIGMDAVANLSIALGEVDSMPKVLPAVLGAVETTVLRHAGVYASIAAGGVVVHPTTVDYIQDRNGKVIWRSGEFSANDVNDPNHLPTLIDNRKRVVSAQSSYQIITMMEDVMRRGTGFSASKGIDTPIAGKTGTSQNFNDAWFAGFSPDVVTIVWFGFDTPKTLGKGMAGGVLAGPVWNAYMKDVLPTYPKRDFIRPSGIVMASYSTSKGMVTDAFKTDQKPGDSINLSPGAATGTLSAADTGAENVPDSEDNMGVGYSGDYVNDNGKIKPKIAPSPSGGGEDIGMGGLY